The genomic DNA GGTAAAGATACATCTTTGGTTTCTCCTACTGATTCATTCGCCATTGAAAAAATATTACGCAAAGGTTGTATTCTCTCATTTTGCGTTAATGGTAATTCATTTATTTGAATTTTATTTAAATGATTAAAAACATTGTAAGTTTTCATATAATCATACATTTTAAAATGCCAACCAACTATATATAAAAAACTAATAAAGAATATACTACCTCCTAAAATTAATATTCTCTTTCCTAAATTTGATGTCTTTCTAAAATTTCTTATTCCTAAAATTAGCACTGTTATGCTTAACAGAAACATGAATATATATTTTCTAAAAAATAACAATAAAGGCTGATAATCATCTCTTAAAATAAATAAAGTTACCAATATTAAAAAAGATAATAATATCACCCTTCTCTTTTCTTTTCCTCCTTTTTGCCAATATTTTTTAATCATCCTGTTATATTTTTTTAATCTCTTCAATGGTTTTCTGTATAAAACCTCTTACATTAGCTGTACATCGCTCACTCTAAATTAAAATATTTTTATATTTTCTTTCCACTAATTTATGCCCTTACTTTCTACAATAACCCTTTGTCTTTTAGCCTTTCTCTGGCACTTTTTTCTTCTTTTTTAGAGCCTTCTTCTGTTTTCTTTTCTGAAATCGGAGTAATGTTTTCAGTCGTTAAGTTTTCTATAAACTCTTTTCCTTTTCCTATAGAATCCTCTACCATACCTTCTATCAATTCTGACTGTTCTTCTATTATTTCTGTTGATTTTATAATAAAACCCGCTACATAAGTTCCTATCACAGTACCTATAATCATAGAAATGAAAACAGATACTACCCCTATTGTTATTGGAATTATCAATTGAAGTATAACCGTTGCGATTAAAAAAAATGCGGTAACAAAGACTAATCGCAGTAAAAAAGTTTGCTGATACACAAATCCTTTACGATCTGTCAACCCCATCTGCAAATCTTTAGAGTTCAACATCTTATCCAAAAACCTATATCCCCTATTTCCTTTAGACTCTCTCCAATACAATAGTATTCCTAATAATATAGCTGCTATAAATACGATAAGTTCTGACGTCATGATTATATGTTTTTGTTAATTGTTGTAATTACCCAATTTTGCATAGACTCACTCCAATTCAAATACTTCTTATAAAACTGTTCTTTCTCATACCAATATAAGAACAATACATCATTTGGCGCTATGTTTACTAACAATTTCCAAACTAAATCTTGATCCTTAACACCTAATGAGCTATGCGGTTTATGGAGTGAAAAATATATTTCTCGATCAATGATATCGTGCATCTGAACTTTAGTATCTTTTTTTATCTTTTCTAAATACCTATCTACACTCATTACTTCTTTACGAGCTTCAATACTAATTTTATTCAAATAACTTTTAAATAGCATTTCATCTTCTAAAATAGTTTCTATCGGATGGCGAGTGTTTTTTAAATATTTTGAGAATAAAAATTTTTTAATTCTTTCATAACGCTTTAGAGTCATTTTTTCTTCTAAATCACATTCTATTATCAAGTGGTCACGTAACTTTTCTACCAGCTCTGCATGTGATATATGATACATCAAAACCTGATACTCTGTATCTTTAACAGCTTCTTTGTAAGCTTTTTCTTCTTCAAAAACTAAAATTGGATCTAAAAAATCACGCAACAAATAAATACCGCCAAACGCCTTTGTATAAAAAGAATCCGTTTTAAAAGTAATTTTTTCTAACGTTAAATCTCGATCTCTTAAATCTCCATATCTTTTTCCTGAATCCAATAATTGTTGGTGTATATTTTCATTTATAAAGTTATTTTCTTCATGAAAAGTTTCAATAAGCTTTAACTGTTCTTCTTTTGCTTGGTCCAAATCATCTATTAATCGAAAACAAATGGTAATATCTCTATATTTTAAAATATCCAATGGAGTATAAAAAACATCTATTTCCTGATCAAAATCCACACAAATTGCTGAATCACGCGTTATATCTTGAATTTTCTCTCCATAAGTTTTAAATACCAATTTCATCAAATCTTTATCAAAAGAGTGAAATGGATTATATACGGGGAGTCCTTTTTGAAGTGGCGTAACGATAATACAATGCGGATTCGCATCTCCATTATTTAAATAATAAGTACTTTTCTTTTCTTCTGCTACCTCTGGACTCCAACCAATTCCATCAATATAAAAAGAGGCTAATGTAGTTTCTGATAATCCTAACATCAACAAGCATTTATTATAGCGCTCTACCAGCTCTCCACTAATAAAAACCAATTCACCTCTATATAGGCTAGCTTTTTTTAATTTTTGCATTCAATTAAATTATTTATTTTGGCATATTGTAATAAAATTATTGTTTTAGCATCTTTAATTTCTCCTGTTGCAACCATACGCAATGCTTCTTCAAAAGGTATTTCCAGCACCTCTATATCTTCTGCCTCTGATACTAAACCTCCTCCTTTACTAACTTTCATATCATCCGTATATTCCCCTATAAAATAATATAACATTTCAGTAACTGAACCTGGAGAAGAATATAATTCTAAAATTTTTTCTACCTTCTTTATTCTATATCCTGTTTCTTCTTCCGTTTCTTTAATAATACAATCTTTTTCATTGTCTCCATCCAATGACCCCGCGCATGCTTCTATAAGATACCCTCTTTTATTTCCATTAATATAAGTTGGCATTCTAAACTGCTTTATCAAAACAACCGTTTTCTTTTTTTTATTATACAAAAGAATGACAGCTCCATTACCTCTATCATAACACTCTCTTGATTGAGTTACCCAAGTTTTGTCAGTTAATTGATAATCGAAAGTAAGCTTATTTAAAACATACCAATCATCTGATAAAAGCTCTTTTCTTATATTTTTAACCCTATTATTTTCCATTCTAAAGTAAGTCTTTTTTATATTAATTACGATACTAGTGTGTAAAATTAGCTTAGTTATAAAACTGTTCTTGCTAAAATTACTTACCCCTAAAGTATCTTTTATCAAAAATCGTTCAAATTAGTATTCTCTTATGTTAAATAAATTAAAACACATAATCTCTTCGTCTTTCTATAATTTAATTACTACCCTTTTAGCCTAGAAGTTTGATGGTAATTTATTAAACTTTCTTCAATAGTCAAATCCCATTCAGCTTCACAAATAGAGGAGATTCGATGTTTTTTTAATATTTGAAGCGCTTCTTCAATTTCCTTTAAAATGGTTTCATATACAGGAAACTTAATTCCATAAACTTTTTTGATTATCAAACTATTTGAATTCCAAGTATATTGCCTCTTATTTAACTTATATA from Tenacibaculum maritimum NCIMB 2154 includes the following:
- a CDS encoding NUDIX domain-containing protein; protein product: MENNRVKNIRKELLSDDWYVLNKLTFDYQLTDKTWVTQSRECYDRGNGAVILLYNKKKKTVVLIKQFRMPTYINGNKRGYLIEACAGSLDGDNEKDCIIKETEEETGYRIKKVEKILELYSSPGSVTEMLYYFIGEYTDDMKVSKGGGLVSEAEDIEVLEIPFEEALRMVATGEIKDAKTIILLQYAKINNLIECKN
- a CDS encoding DUF6638 family protein translates to MQKLKKASLYRGELVFISGELVERYNKCLLMLGLSETTLASFYIDGIGWSPEVAEEKKSTYYLNNGDANPHCIIVTPLQKGLPVYNPFHSFDKDLMKLVFKTYGEKIQDITRDSAICVDFDQEIDVFYTPLDILKYRDITICFRLIDDLDQAKEEQLKLIETFHEENNFINENIHQQLLDSGKRYGDLRDRDLTLEKITFKTDSFYTKAFGGIYLLRDFLDPILVFEEEKAYKEAVKDTEYQVLMYHISHAELVEKLRDHLIIECDLEEKMTLKRYERIKKFLFSKYLKNTRHPIETILEDEMLFKSYLNKISIEARKEVMSVDRYLEKIKKDTKVQMHDIIDREIYFSLHKPHSSLGVKDQDLVWKLLVNIAPNDVLFLYWYEKEQFYKKYLNWSESMQNWVITTINKNI